Within the Leptogranulimonas caecicola genome, the region GGCTGTCATGGAGGACCTCTTGGACGGCTGGCCAGGCACCCTGCTTCTTGTGACCCACGACCGCTACCTCATGGAGCGCGTCACCGACGACCAGTTTGCCCTTTTAGGCGGCCACCTCACCCACATGCCTGGGGGAGTAGATCAGTTCTTGCATCTTTTGGAGGCCTCGCCCCAAACAGCCGGTCCCACTATTGGCTCAGGCATTCCTGCCGATAAAAGCCTTCCTACCGCCCAGGAAGGATCTTCTCGGTCGGAAGGCCAGGCAGCTGCCCAGCCTGCCCTCTCCAACAGCGAGCGCCGAGATGCCCGCCGCCGCTTCGACGCCATTGGGCGCAAGCTTGAGAAACTGCGCACTCAACCAGACGAGCTGCGCGCTCAAATGGCCGCGGCCGATGCCACCGACTACCAGGCGCTGGAATCCTTGCAGCAGCAGCTGAATGAGTGCCTGGACACCATCGGCCAGCTGGAAGACCAATGGCTGGATCTGGCCTTCGCCTTGGGCATCGACGTCTAGGAGGGCGGCTTCATGAGACTTCCGGCAAGCGCTCGCTACCTGCGCCCCTTCAAACTTTATCTGGTGGTGGGGCCGCTCATGAAAACCCTGGAGGTGGTCTTCGACCTGCTCACCCCACTGGTGATCGCCTGGATGGTGGACGGAGGCATCCGCGCTGGAGATTCCAGCGTGGTGGCTCGCGGCGGCGGCCTGTTGCTGCTCTTTGCCTTCTTAGGCTTTTGCTCCACGCTGGTCTGCCAAAAGATGGCCTCTCTTACCAGCCAGGGCATGGGCACTCAAGTGCGCCACGACCTCTTCGAAGCCATTGGCCGCCTGTCATTCCAAGACTTGGACGCCTTTGGCGCCCCATCGCTCATCACCCGCATCACCAACGACGTGAACCAGCTCCAGCTGGCGGTGGCCATGCTCATCCGCCAGGTGATCCGATGGCCGGTCTTGGCGGTGGGGTCGCTGGTGTGCGCCCTGGCCATCGACCCGCTTTTGGGTTCGATCTTTTGCATTTGTCTGCCGCTCACCCTGGGCATCTTCTACGCGGTGATGAAAAAGTCCATTCCCTACTTCGCTTCCATGCAGCAAAAGCTCGACGCCATTGGACGCATCGTGCGCGAGGCATTGGACGGCACCCGAGTGATCCGCGCCTTTTCTCGCGAAGATTTCGAGCAAGCCCGCTTTGAAGCCGCCGCCAACGACCAAGCCCAAACTGCCGTGGCGGTAGGCAGGCTCTCCGCACTGCTCAACCCCTCCACCTTCCTGGTGCTGAACGGCGGTATCTGCCTGGTGCTCTTTTTGGGTGCAAGCCAAGTGTGGGAGGGCAGGCTCGAGCAAGGACAGGTGATGGCCCTTATCGGCTACATGAACCAGCTGCTGGTCTCTGTGGCCTTCATCGCCAACTTGGTGGTCATATTCACCCGCGCCACCGCTTCCTTGAAGCGCGTGGATCAGGTGTTGGAGTTTGAGCCCTCGGTGCCAGAGCTTGCCACACAACCTATCCAAGTGCGCTGGGAGGCTCCTGCCCTGCGCTTTTGCGACGCTTCCTTTGCCTATCCCGGTGCCGAGAAGCCCGCCCTTTCCCACCTGTCGTTGAGCCTTGAGCCCGGAGAGGTCCTAGGCGTCATCGGCGGTACCGGCTCTGGCAAGTCTACTCTGGGAAATCTCATCCCGCGCTTCTATGACGTGCAATCGGGGGCCGTGGAGGTCTTTGGTGCCAACGTGCGCGACTATCCCTTTGAGCAGCTGCGCTCTTTGGTGGCGGTGACTCCTCAGGCAAGCTCGCTTCTCAGCGGTACCATACGCGACAATCTTTTATGGCGAAACCCTCGGGCCACCGATGAAGAGCTGTGGGCGGCTTTGCGTGCTGCTCAGGCAGAGTCCTTTGTGGCCCAGAAGCCTTTGGGGCTGGATGAGCCGGTAGAGGCAGGCGGCAAGAACTTCTCGGGAGGGCAGCGCCAGCGCCTCTGCATCGCTCGAGCCCTTGTAGGCCAGCCTTCGTTGCTGGTGTTGGATGACGCTGCCTCTGCTTTAGACTTTGCTACCGACGCCGCCCTTCGCCATTCTCTGCGGCAGCTGGACTCGGCCCCTGCCTGCGTGATCATCTCTCAGCGAGTGGCCTCGGTGCGCCAGGCTGCCAAGATCTGCGTATTGGATCATGGCCAGGTGGCAGGGCTGGGCACCCATGAAGAGCTTTGGGAGAGCTGCCCTGTATACCGCGAGATATGCCTTTCCCAGATGGACGCTCAGGAGGTGCTGGCATGAGTCGTACTACGGACATGGTCTCTCACAACGCCCCCCAGCTTTCCAGCGCCCAGACGCTCAAGCGCGTGCTTCACTACCTGCGCCCCCATAAGAGGCTGGCGCTGTTGGCGTTTTTCTCGGCATTGGTGGCGGTGGTGCTCTCGCTGGCAGTGCCTATCCTTATCGGCCTTGGTATCGACACTATCGTGGGCCCTCACCAGGTGGGCTGGGACGAGCTTGGGCGCACCCTGCGCCTTTTAGCCGCCTGCGTGGCTGCGGTGGCCTGCGCTCAGTGGGTGCAGGGTTATGCCACCAACCGCCTGAGCTACGAAGCGGTGCGCGACCTGCGCGACGACGCTTATTCCAAGCTGCGTGTGCTGCCCATGGGCTACATCGACTCCCATGCCCATGGCGACCTCATGAGCCGCATCGTCAACGATGCCGATGCCGTAGGCGACGGCCTGCTTCAAGGCATCCAACAGCTGTTCACCGGTATCATCACCATTTTGGGCACCCTCATCGCCATGGTGGCCATCTCGCCGGTGATTGCCCTGGTGGTGGTTGTGGTGTCGCCGGTCTCGGTGGCGGCTGCAGCCTTTATTGCCAAGATCGGCCACAGCAGCTTCGTGGCCCAGCAGGCCATTCAAGGTCAGCTGGGCGGCTACATCGAGGAGCACGTCTCCAACCAGCGCCTGATCGACGCCTTCGCCCATCAAGAGGTGTCTCAATCCGGCTTTGACGCCATCAACCGGCAGCTCTACCAGGTGGGGGAGCATGCCCAGTTTGCAAGCTCGCTCTCCAACCCCGGCACCCGATTTGCCAACAACATCGTTTACGCAGTAGTGGCGGTCATCGGCTGTTGGGCCTGCGCCACAGGCTTTCCCACCGCTCTCACCATTGGCGCGGTGCAGAGCTTCCTCTCCTACACCTCCCAGTACACCAAACCGTTTAACGAGATTTCCGGCGTCATGACCCAGGTGCAGACTGCCTTTGCCTCTGCGAGGCGCCTCTTCGAGTTGTTAGATGCTCCTGCCGAGAAGCCCGACCCAGCCGATGCCCAGGTGTTGCCCATAGAAACCCAGGGAGCTGTGGCCTTCGACGACGTGTGGTTCTCCTACACCCCGGAGGTTCCTCTCATCCAGGGCATCAGTTGGCAGGCCAAGCCTGGCGACCGCATCGCCTTGGTGGGCACCACCGGCTGCGGCAAGACTACCCTCATCAATCTTTTGCTGCGCTTCTACGATATTCAGGCAGGCGCCATTGAAGTGGACGGCTACGATACCTCCAAGCTCACTCGTGCCAGCCTTAGGAGCGCCTTTGGCATGGTGTTGCAGGATACCTGGCTTTTCGAAGGCGCCATCCACGACAACATCGCCTACGGTAAGCCTGATGCCACTCGCCAAGAGGTGGAAGAGGCGGCGCGCCAGGCTCGTGCTGATGCCTTCATCCGTCAGTTGCCCCAGGGCTACGATACCATCGTGCGTCAAGGCACAGGAGGCCTATCTCAGGGCCAGCGCCAGCTGCTCTGCATCGCCCGCGTGATGCTTGCCGATCCCTCGATACTTCTGCTGGACGAGGCCACCAGCTCCATCGATACCCGTACTGAGGTGTTGGTGCAAGAGGCTTTTGACGCCATGATCGCCGGCCGTACCTCGCTCATCGTGGCCCATCGCCTCTCCACTATCCGCAACGCCACCTGCATCTTGGTGATGGACCAGGGAAAGATTGTGGAGCGTGGCACCCACGAGGAACTTTTGGCCCGTGGCGGCGCCTACGCAAAGCTCTATCAGTCTCAGTTCGAAGGAGCCTAAAAGGCCCAGTAGCAAAGGCGAAGGTTTCTCGGAAGCTTTTAGGAAAAGGCCCCCGATCCAAGAGGACCGGAGGCCTTTAGCACTCCTGAATGTTCATGTAAGTACCTGATTAGTAGGTAGGATCGGCTATTACTGCTCCTCGATCACCGCGCGAACGTTCTCGCGGTAGAGCTCCGGCACCTCGTCCAGACGAACGATGTTGGCACGAATCTGTTTGACCCAATAGGCAACCATAGAACCTCCTTGGTTGAGATGTTGCATCCAGGCACATGGCTGGACACCTTGCGTGCGACAGGGCGGCAAATAGTTCACATGTGCGCCAAACTTTCCTGTCTTGTGTAGTATAGCCACTTCCAGATCAAAATAATCGGGGGACTATCTGGTATGGCAATGCATACAGTATCTGTTAAAACCAAGAAGCACTGCATACAATTGTCGAATAGTTCAGTCCTATAAGCATAAAAAGAGCAGGGCCTCTAGGAAGTGCGACCCTAGAGGCCCTGCTCCGTAACAAAGGGTTAGCCAGACATAAAGGCTTAGCTCAGCTAAGAGAATTACTCCTGAACATCGCCTTTGAGCCAGGTCTCAAACTCGTCAGAGGAGATGACGTTGGAGTCGTAGCAGCGACGGAAGTATTCCAGGCCGTCTGCCTGGTTGCCAATGAGGAAGGTCATGGTGGCATCTGCCACGACGGTGGAACCATAGCCCAAGAAGTAGGCGTCTGCCAGGGTTTGGAGCACGCAGATATTGGTGTCGCAGCCAATGGTGATGACGTTGGTGACGCCAAGCTCGCGCAGGGTGAGGTCAAGATCGGTCTGGAAGAAGCCAGAGTAGCGGCGCTTGGGGATCACGATGTCGGTGTCTGCGCGGCCCAGGCATTTAGCCGGTTGAGCCTCGGGAGTGCCTGCAATGCCATGGGGTCCCCACAGGTTCAGCTCGCGGTCGAGGCCAGGGATATGGGCGTCATCCAAGAAGATCACAGGAATGCCCGCCTCTCGGCAGAGCTTCACCACACGGGTGCAGGCATTGGCGAAATCGTTCACTGCCTTGTTGTCTGCTGCGTCGGCCAAACCTCCTTCGAGCACGTCGATCACCAAAAGGGCGCAGCTCTGAGGGTTGCAGGAATCCATGGGTCCTCCCAAATCATTCATACGTACAATAGAGGCTGTTGGCCTTGTGTAAGTGTAGCTATGATAAACCAACCTTGCAGTTGGCAAGTTTCAAGCTCCCCTCATATGCAGGCATGCAAGGCTCAAGACTACCGGTTGGGCAGGTTTCTCGGCAAGGCCTGCCTGAGTTGAGAAAGTTGATCCATGATTCAAACGGTTGTGTTTATCGTCATCCCGCTGCTTTTGTGCTGTCTCTCGTTGGCGCTGGGGATACAGTGCGCCTTTTTGGGAGTCTCGGTGCTGGCAGTGGTGTTGCTTTTGGCAGCGGGGGCGCTGGCGGGTTTAAGCTGCTTCCGGGGAATGGGTACGCTTCTTTATGGCTCCTATAAAGGAGACATGGATCGTTCCGGCAAGCAGATGCGAATGCCCATCACCGCTGAGGAGCTCGCAACTCGCAAAAAGCAGTGCGCGGTGCTCACGGTGGCTGCAGCGCTCTGCTTTGCGGTGGCCCTCATTTGGGGCGGTCCGGTGATTGCTGGTTTGCTGCGGCTCATATTGGCCCTCTAGGAGATTTCTATGAACATCGCCGTCTATTGCGGATCTAACTTTGGCAACAACCCCGCCTTTGCTGCGGCAGCCACAGAGCTGGGCACTTGGATGGGCCAGAGCGGTCACAATCTGGTCTATGGCGGCAGCTCGGTGGGGCTTATGGGTCTGGTGTCGCGGGCTGTTTTGGATGCCGGGGCAAAGGCTATCGGCGTGGAGCCGGCGTTCTTTTTAGAGCAAGGGATTCCCCAGCACGAGGACGTGGAGTTGCGCGTGGTAGAGACCATGAGCGAGCGAAAGGCCATGATGATCGAGCTGGCGGACGCCTTTGTGGCATTGCCGGGCGGTGTGGGCACCCTAGAGGAGATAATCGAGATCATGAGCCGCATTCACTTGGAGTTGGGGCAAACCGACTGCTACCTGCTCAACGTGGAGGGCTATTGGGGCGATTTCAAGGCCATGCTTCAGTCCATGAGCGCCCAAGGCTTTGTGTCTGCGGCAGACCTGGATCATTATCACTTTCCTGCCACGGTAGGGGAGTTGTCCGAGCTTTTGGGGTAAAGGCGCAGCACTGGGTGTGGGGGGGCCTTATCGGCAAAAGCGCCATGTTTTTGCAGGGAAGGCCTTAGATGCGAGGCCTCTGCTATCAGGTGGGCGCCTTCTTCTGCAAGGGTGACTCCTATTGACATCATGCGACAAATGAATATGTAACCAAGCGGGAAAAACAACACAGCGAGGTTTCAGAAAGCTCTATGACAGCTCTAAGTTGATTGAAGGAAGTCCGAGCAATCTTTTGGGAGAGGATTCGCTTCTGGACTATCTTGGAGCCCGTAGGCGGGTTCAAGGTTTTCATAGCCGAGGCTGCAGGAACGGATTGGAGTTTTATGAATTATCTTGTGCTTCTGGGAATCGTGATCGTGGTGGTGGGCTTTGCCCTGAAGCTCGATTCGATCCTCATAGTCATTGTGGCAGGCCTTGCCACAGCGCTTATCGGCGGTTTGGGCGTCGACGGCTTCTTGGTCACGTTGGGCACCTCCTTTGTGGACAACCGCAACATGGCTATCTTCATCATCATCCTGTTGGTCACAGGCACGCTTGAGCGCAATGGTCTCAAAACCGCCGCAGCCAATCTTATTGGCCGGGTGAAAAATGCCACTCCTGGCGTCATTATTGCTCTCTATGGCGTCATGCGCATGATCTTTGCCGCCTTCAATGTGAGCTTTGGCGGCGTGGCTGGCTTTGTGCGCCCGGTCATCATGCCTATGTGCGTGGGTGCCATCGAAGCCTCTGGCCATACTCCCAACGATGAGTATGTTGAGCAGGTTAAAGCCATGGCATCCGGTATGGAGAATGTGGCTTGGTTCTTTGGTCAGGTGTTGTTCGTGGGCACCTCCGGCGCCCTGTTGGTGCAATCCACCATGGATGCTTTGGGCTATCAGACCGACCTTCTGCAGATGGCGCTCTTCGAGATCCCTGTGGCACTTGTGGCTCTGACGGTAACGTCTGTCTACTACATCATCTTGGACAAGAAGCTGAGAGCCAAGTATTACGATGACACCAAGGCTCCTCTCAATGCGGGAAAGGAGGCCTAAATCATGGAGTTCTTTATGGATCCAGAGGTCACCTTTGGCAACAAGGCCCTTGAGGTCTTCTACATTGTCATGGGTCTCATGTCTATCTATGCAGGCATTCGCAACTATCGAGACAAGACCAATCCTGCCCGAGTAGGCACTGCGGTGTTTTGGTGCTCGCTAGGTGTGGTGCTCGCCCTAGGCCGCTGGCTACCTTCTTTGGTATCCGGCGTCTTGGTGGTTGTCATGGTGCTGCCTGCGGTATTTGGTAAGGTCAAGAGTGGCCAAGCATCGGCTGATGATGCCCCCACCACGCAAGAAGTGGCCGTCAATTATCAAAAGATCGGCACGAAGATCTTCATTCCTGCCCTCTGCTTGGGAGTCTTTGCCATTTCGGGTGCGCTCATTCCTGGGGTGGGCGCGCTAGCAGGTTGCTGCTTTGGCGTGGTGGCTGCTGCGATCATTCTTTTTGTCTACTCTCGCTCCAACACGCCCCTCGTGTTCTTGAACGATTCCGAGCGTCTACTCTCTGCCATGGGCGCTTTGAGCATGCTGCCTATGTTGTTGGCGAGCTTGGGCGCCATCTTTACCGCTGCCGGTGTTGGCGGCGTCATCGCCGAGATGGTGGGAGCGGTGATTCCCTCAGACAACTTGGCCATTGGCATCATTGTCTTTGGTATTGGCATGATGCTGTTCACCATGATCATGGGCAACGCCTTTGCCGCCATCACCGTGATGACTGTGGGAATTGGCGCCCCATTTGTCCTGATTTTTGGCGTCGACCCATCCTTCATTGGCATCCTCGCCCTTAGCTGTGGCTACTGCGGCACCCTTCTTACTCCTATGGCGGCCAACTTCAATATTGTGCCTGTGGCGCTGCTTGAGATGAACGATCGCATGGGCGTCATCAAAAAGCAGGTGCTTACCGCTTTGGTGATGATTGTCTTCCAGATCGGCTACATGCTCATAGCCAGCTTTATGATGCTAGGCTAGAAGTAGGCAAGGCGAAGCGTGGCTGTGCCGCGACGTGGCACGACTGCAGCCTCTTTTCGAGAAAGGCGAGGCAATGGCTAAGGTGTTGGTTACGGGCTTTGAGCCCTTTGGCGGCGATAGCGTCAATCCTGCGCTCGAGGCGGTCAAGCAGCTACCCTCCACCATTGCGGGAGCCCAGGTGGTGGTAAAAGAGGTGCCTACGGCCTTTGAGCGCAGTGCTCAGGTGCTGGAAGATCTTATGGATGCTGAGAAGCCCGATCTCGTGCTTTGCGTAGGTCAAGCTGGTGGCCGAGCTGCCATGTCGGTGGAGCGTGTGGCCATCAACCTCATCGATGCCCGCATTCCTGACAACGACGGCGACCAGCCCTTGGATACTCCCGTGCGCGAGGGCGGCCCTGACGCCTACTTCGCCACGCTACCGGTGAAGTCCATGGTCAAAGCCATGCACGAGGCAGGCGTTCCTGCCGCGCTCTCCTATAGCGCAGGCACCTATGTATGCAATAGCCTTATGTATAACGCCCTCTACCTGGCCGCTCGCGCCAATAAGCCCGTTAGGGCTGGTTTTGTGCATGTGCCCTTTGCCACCGAGCAGGCGGTAGACCGCCCCGCCTCCACCCCCACGATGGACATTTCTTGCATCACTCGGGCTCTGGAAGCAGGTATTGCAGCCATGGTGACTACCGATGAGGACATCCATATCTTCATGGGAACCATTAGCTAGCCGTTGTTCGAAATCACTTGTTTGATGCAAGGTAAAATGGAGCCAGGACTAATAAAAGCCCTGGCTCCGCTCTTATAACTAAATGTATTAAGTTATCGTAAGGCGTAAGGGGTGCTAGATCCCTTAGAAGTCTTTATCGTCCCCATTCATGTCATCAAACAGGCTCGGCATGTCTTCTGGAGAAATATGGGGAGTTTTGAGGCTATCTAATTCCCTTTCGATTTCGTGGACATCCCGGTAGGAGATATCATCATAATTATGTTCCACCTTGCTGACCAAAGATTCAGCATGCTTGATCACTCGAAGCGATTTGTTGGCACGTCCTGTATCTAATGGGTGATTAGCGCTCAGGGTTCGTATTCTGCGAATAACACCGCTCAGCTCTTTGAGACCTTTAAGCAAATAACGGCTATAGAGGTTGTGCTATCAAATGCAGTGCTGCCCAAGCTAAAGGCAGCAAAATCGAGCCGTTACTGTAAACGCCCTCATAGACGCAGACCGCGAGCGCAACAGTGACATAGCCAAAGAGGCCCAAGCCCTAGCCGCAAAGGTGAAACACTAATCCCCGATCCTTATAAAGCCCGATCCTGGAGCGTCCTGGAGCCGTTGGAGGCCTCAGGGCGTTTTCTCATGGCGTACCCCAGGGAGGCGGCCGCCCTCAACGCGGCCAGCCGACCGCCCGAGCCTGGAGCGCGGCCAATGTTCAAAAGCGTGTAGATAACTCTGAAGGGAACAAATTTGGTGTCCAATTTGGTGTCCGCATGGTGTCCAAAGTAAAAAGGTCACCGACCATATGGCCGATGACCTCGATATTCGCTGGTCGGGTGGACTGGATTCGAACCAGCGACCCCTTGACCCCCAGTCAAGTGCGCTACCAAACTGCGCCACCACCCGATGTGTTGCTCGCGCAACAGAAGAGAATATAACACCCTGCAAAAGTCGGCGCAAGCACAAATCCAAAATCAGTGGCAGGATTTGTGGGGTGGGGCATATAAGGGACAGGGAGCATGACCTTACCGTACTACCCTTTAAAATAAGAAGGATACTATGAGGTTCCAGCGACTGAGCGCAGGGTCTTATCGGTAAGAAGACTTTTGAAGTGACCTGACTCTAAGTGATTCTGTATGTCCCATTTCTCATGGGAACGTTGTGAGGTGTCAATGTTTGGCAAATTGTCTGGTAAACGGGGCAGTGATTCTGCCCGTAACTCCAAAAAGCAGGGGTTCACGTTTCAAAAGCTCATGATCTTCGCGTTGCTGGTAGCAGTAGCCTGCGGAGTGCTGGCGATCGTGGGACAGGGCAATTTGGGCAGAGGGGCCCAGACAGTCAAAAGCGCGCTCACGGTTTGGACGGACTCGCAATCTTCCCAAGATTATGCAAATCCTTTGAATCCAAGGGACTTGCCTGCCTATGGGTCAATGCCTTGGGTGGAGGTGGGGGATAACCAGCCGGATTTTACCCAGGCGCAAAAAGCGCAGACTGCTTCCTTTGAGGTCTATGGCCCGCTGGACAAGCTTGGGCGCTGCACCGGTGCCTTTGCCTTGCTGGGCGAGGATCTTATGCCTACGCAAAAGCGTGGAGACATCTCCAAGATAAAGCCTACGGGATGGCATCAGAACTTCTATGACTTTGTGGATGGGGAGGCTCTCTATAACCGCTGTCATCTCATTGCTCATAGCCTGGCAGGGGAAGATGCCAATGAGCGAAACCTTATCACTGGCACTCGCTATCTCAATGCTCGGGGAATGCTGGATTTTGAAGAAGGCGTCCATGACTACATTTTGGATACCGGCAATCATGTGCTTTACCGGGTGACACCTATCTTTGAGGGTTCCAATCTTTTGGCTTCTGGCGTGCGTATGGAGGGTTGGAGCGTGGAGGACGAGGGCGAAGGCATCTGCTTCGACGTCTACTGCTATAACGTACAGCCAGGCGTGGTCATCGACTATGCCACCGGTGATAACCATCTGGCCTAGCTGATGGCAATAAAAGAAAGGGTTCTTAGCTTGATGGCTAAGAACCCTTGGAAGTTCGTCTCTAAAAGCCCGCGGAGAGAAGTATTAGTAAGCGGTGCGAGCGAGGTTGCCCTTCTTGAGGCAACGGGTGCAAACGTTCATCTTGCGCTTCTGACCATTCTGCACGATGGTGACACGCTGGATGTTGGGACGGAACTTACGATTGGTAACACGGTGGGAGTGGCTAATAGAACGGCCAGCTACCGGGTGCTTACCGCAGATCTCGCAAACCTTCGACATGTTGATTCCTCCGTTACGCGGGCGCCATTGCGCGCGCTTATAAGCAATAGCTGTCCAACTATACCACGCACCTTGCAGGCTGCAAGGAAAAATGCGCAACACCCTAGAGTTTGTGGTCGTTGGGTGTGGTGTCCACAAGAAGCTCGGGCGATCGCCCATCATGCACTCCCCGTTTGCAGGTCTTATGAATAGGGAGATCTCAGGAGGATCCCTATGGGAAATCAGTAGACTCGTGAAAGATATCTAGTAGAAACAACTAATAGCGAAAACTACTAGTAGGGAAGTGTCATGAGTAATCACAAGATGCGCGCACCCTTGGGCCCTCCTGTTCAATGCGAGCCGCCTCAGGTGCCTGAGCGCTTTCAAGAGCTGGGCCGCCAGCTCAATCTGGCGATCATGGGGCTGCGTTCGCTCCACAGCAAGCTTCCGCGACCCCCAGAGCCAGTACCCTTGACATCCGTCGATGATTCGGCTGAGGAAACGGGCACTTCTCCGCAAAAAAAGAGGGGCGGCCATGCGCATAGGCGTTCCTTGGAAGGCTTTGACGCGTCGCTCAGAGGGATGCCGCTCATACTCAGGTATCTGTCGGAGCATGGAGGAAGCGCGTACCCCTCGGAGCTCAAGGCGGCTACTGGGCTTACTCAGGCGCGAATTTCCAATGCATTGGCGGCTCTAGAGGCCAGGGAGCTTGTGAAGCGCACCACCGACGGCAAGGATCGCCGCCATGTAGTGGTGACCCTTACAAAAGCCGGTGGACGCGCGGTGGCTGAGCGTATGGCTGCTATGGATAGCTATGCTGGCAGCCTGCTGGAGCTTTTGGGCGAGTCGGATGCCAAGGAGCTGGTGCGCATCATTCAAAAGCTCTCGCGGGCGCTGGAATCTCAAGATGCGGAATGCCGAGAAACCCGTGCCTCCGCAGCTGACGAGTCAACAGGTGCAAAGGAACCTGCTTCTGCCGGTAAAGATGGGGAGGGTGCATGAAACTCCTGGGCTTTTTGAAAAGGCATCTGGGTGCGGTGGTCATTTGTTTCGCACTTATTTGCGGGCAAGCGTATTTCCAGCTGATGCTGCCTACCGCCATGAGCGACATCGTGGATGTGGGCATTCAGCAAGGAGGAATCGACAGTCCGGTGCCACATACTATACGAGACACGGCTCTCAGAGACCTTGAGATGTTTATGAGTGAAAGCGATGCTGCCAAAGTGGACGGCGTCTATGGTCCTGCCAATGGCAATGGCGTGCGCACATTCATCGGCAATCAGCAGCAGGCTTCTGCTGAAGGTGAGATCGCCCGGCTGATCGCGGTTCCTGAATGCGTGGCGCTTTCGCTGGAGAAAGGCATTGATGCCAGCGCCCTGTCGCTGGATTCCGGCACTTCTATGGAAGCGCCAAGATCCCAGCTGCC harbors:
- a CDS encoding ABC transporter ATP-binding protein codes for the protein MRLPASARYLRPFKLYLVVGPLMKTLEVVFDLLTPLVIAWMVDGGIRAGDSSVVARGGGLLLLFAFLGFCSTLVCQKMASLTSQGMGTQVRHDLFEAIGRLSFQDLDAFGAPSLITRITNDVNQLQLAVAMLIRQVIRWPVLAVGSLVCALAIDPLLGSIFCICLPLTLGIFYAVMKKSIPYFASMQQKLDAIGRIVREALDGTRVIRAFSREDFEQARFEAAANDQAQTAVAVGRLSALLNPSTFLVLNGGICLVLFLGASQVWEGRLEQGQVMALIGYMNQLLVSVAFIANLVVIFTRATASLKRVDQVLEFEPSVPELATQPIQVRWEAPALRFCDASFAYPGAEKPALSHLSLSLEPGEVLGVIGGTGSGKSTLGNLIPRFYDVQSGAVEVFGANVRDYPFEQLRSLVAVTPQASSLLSGTIRDNLLWRNPRATDEELWAALRAAQAESFVAQKPLGLDEPVEAGGKNFSGGQRQRLCIARALVGQPSLLVLDDAASALDFATDAALRHSLRQLDSAPACVIISQRVASVRQAAKICVLDHGQVAGLGTHEELWESCPVYREICLSQMDAQEVLA
- a CDS encoding ABC transporter ATP-binding protein gives rise to the protein MSRTTDMVSHNAPQLSSAQTLKRVLHYLRPHKRLALLAFFSALVAVVLSLAVPILIGLGIDTIVGPHQVGWDELGRTLRLLAACVAAVACAQWVQGYATNRLSYEAVRDLRDDAYSKLRVLPMGYIDSHAHGDLMSRIVNDADAVGDGLLQGIQQLFTGIITILGTLIAMVAISPVIALVVVVVSPVSVAAAAFIAKIGHSSFVAQQAIQGQLGGYIEEHVSNQRLIDAFAHQEVSQSGFDAINRQLYQVGEHAQFASSLSNPGTRFANNIVYAVVAVIGCWACATGFPTALTIGAVQSFLSYTSQYTKPFNEISGVMTQVQTAFASARRLFELLDAPAEKPDPADAQVLPIETQGAVAFDDVWFSYTPEVPLIQGISWQAKPGDRIALVGTTGCGKTTLINLLLRFYDIQAGAIEVDGYDTSKLTRASLRSAFGMVLQDTWLFEGAIHDNIAYGKPDATRQEVEEAARQARADAFIRQLPQGYDTIVRQGTGGLSQGQRQLLCIARVMLADPSILLLDEATSSIDTRTEVLVQEAFDAMIAGRTSLIVAHRLSTIRNATCILVMDQGKIVERGTHEELLARGGAYAKLYQSQFEGA
- a CDS encoding cysteine hydrolase family protein, whose product is MDSCNPQSCALLVIDVLEGGLADAADNKAVNDFANACTRVVKLCREAGIPVIFLDDAHIPGLDRELNLWGPHGIAGTPEAQPAKCLGRADTDIVIPKRRYSGFFQTDLDLTLRELGVTNVITIGCDTNICVLQTLADAYFLGYGSTVVADATMTFLIGNQADGLEYFRRCYDSNVISSDEFETWLKGDVQE
- a CDS encoding LOG family protein, producing the protein MNIAVYCGSNFGNNPAFAAAATELGTWMGQSGHNLVYGGSSVGLMGLVSRAVLDAGAKAIGVEPAFFLEQGIPQHEDVELRVVETMSERKAMMIELADAFVALPGGVGTLEEIIEIMSRIHLELGQTDCYLLNVEGYWGDFKAMLQSMSAQGFVSAADLDHYHFPATVGELSELLG
- a CDS encoding 5-oxoproline transporter, DUF969 family subunit; its protein translation is MNYLVLLGIVIVVVGFALKLDSILIVIVAGLATALIGGLGVDGFLVTLGTSFVDNRNMAIFIIILLVTGTLERNGLKTAAANLIGRVKNATPGVIIALYGVMRMIFAAFNVSFGGVAGFVRPVIMPMCVGAIEASGHTPNDEYVEQVKAMASGMENVAWFFGQVLFVGTSGALLVQSTMDALGYQTDLLQMALFEIPVALVALTVTSVYYIILDKKLRAKYYDDTKAPLNAGKEA
- a CDS encoding 5-oxoproline transporter, DUF979 family subunit, whose translation is MEFFMDPEVTFGNKALEVFYIVMGLMSIYAGIRNYRDKTNPARVGTAVFWCSLGVVLALGRWLPSLVSGVLVVVMVLPAVFGKVKSGQASADDAPTTQEVAVNYQKIGTKIFIPALCLGVFAISGALIPGVGALAGCCFGVVAAAIILFVYSRSNTPLVFLNDSERLLSAMGALSMLPMLLASLGAIFTAAGVGGVIAEMVGAVIPSDNLAIGIIVFGIGMMLFTMIMGNAFAAITVMTVGIGAPFVLIFGVDPSFIGILALSCGYCGTLLTPMAANFNIVPVALLEMNDRMGVIKKQVLTALVMIVFQIGYMLIASFMMLG
- the pcp gene encoding pyroglutamyl-peptidase I, with the translated sequence MAKVLVTGFEPFGGDSVNPALEAVKQLPSTIAGAQVVVKEVPTAFERSAQVLEDLMDAEKPDLVLCVGQAGGRAAMSVERVAINLIDARIPDNDGDQPLDTPVREGGPDAYFATLPVKSMVKAMHEAGVPAALSYSAGTYVCNSLMYNALYLAARANKPVRAGFVHVPFATEQAVDRPASTPTMDISCITRALEAGIAAMVTTDEDIHIFMGTIS
- a CDS encoding DNA/RNA non-specific endonuclease, translating into MFGKLSGKRGSDSARNSKKQGFTFQKLMIFALLVAVACGVLAIVGQGNLGRGAQTVKSALTVWTDSQSSQDYANPLNPRDLPAYGSMPWVEVGDNQPDFTQAQKAQTASFEVYGPLDKLGRCTGAFALLGEDLMPTQKRGDISKIKPTGWHQNFYDFVDGEALYNRCHLIAHSLAGEDANERNLITGTRYLNARGMLDFEEGVHDYILDTGNHVLYRVTPIFEGSNLLASGVRMEGWSVEDEGEGICFDVYCYNVQPGVVIDYATGDNHLA
- the rpmB gene encoding 50S ribosomal protein L28; this translates as MSKVCEICGKHPVAGRSISHSHRVTNRKFRPNIQRVTIVQNGQKRKMNVCTRCLKKGNLARTAY